In the uncultured Methanobacterium sp. genome, one interval contains:
- a CDS encoding glutamine synthetase family protein — translation MMGKDEVIELVQEKDVEFIRLWFTDINGILKSFAITNEELENALDRGMGFDGSSITGFQDVEESDMIAMPDPETFAILPWRPQEKSVARMICDILKPNGQPYEGDPRYVLKRALEQMEKMGFDHFYVGPELEYFYFKSPEKPEPLDTGGYFDLTPLDLASDLRRDTVLALKKLGIRVEYSHHEAAVSQHEIDIRYDDALRMADNMVTYRLTVKEIATKHGVYATFMPKPLNDEYGSGMHTHQSLFNGDKNVFFDPDDPYHLSEYARSYLGGILKYSKEITSILNPWVNSYKRLVPGFEAPVYIAWSRSNRSALVRVPQYQPGREEATRIEIRCPDPSGNPYLQLAVTLMAGLSGIEEKCHLPEPMELNLYDLNEEQRVKKGIKTLPSSLQEAIGYTEESELMKETLGPHSFKRFIALKKMECDEFNRQVTDYEIKKYYPLL, via the coding sequence ATGATGGGTAAAGACGAAGTAATAGAACTGGTTCAGGAAAAAGATGTTGAATTTATCCGTTTGTGGTTCACTGATATAAATGGTATTCTCAAAAGTTTTGCCATCACCAATGAAGAACTGGAAAACGCTTTGGATAGGGGAATGGGTTTTGATGGCTCCAGTATCACTGGTTTCCAGGATGTTGAAGAATCAGATATGATTGCCATGCCGGACCCAGAAACTTTTGCCATCTTGCCATGGCGCCCCCAGGAAAAATCAGTGGCCAGGATGATCTGTGACATCCTGAAACCTAACGGCCAACCCTACGAAGGAGACCCGCGCTACGTCTTAAAAAGAGCCTTAGAGCAAATGGAAAAAATGGGTTTTGATCATTTTTACGTTGGCCCGGAACTGGAATACTTCTACTTCAAATCCCCTGAAAAACCCGAACCACTGGACACCGGTGGTTACTTTGACCTAACACCCCTTGATCTGGCATCAGATCTCAGGAGAGATACTGTGTTAGCCTTAAAAAAGCTGGGAATACGGGTGGAATATTCCCATCACGAAGCAGCGGTTTCCCAGCATGAAATAGATATACGCTATGATGATGCTCTTCGTATGGCTGACAACATGGTCACTTACCGCCTCACCGTTAAAGAAATAGCCACTAAACACGGAGTTTACGCTACATTCATGCCCAAACCCCTCAATGATGAGTACGGTTCTGGAATGCACACCCATCAATCCCTTTTTAATGGTGATAAGAATGTTTTCTTTGACCCTGATGATCCTTATCATCTTTCAGAATATGCCCGTTCCTACCTGGGCGGTATCCTTAAATATTCCAAGGAAATAACTTCCATCCTCAATCCATGGGTCAATTCATACAAACGACTGGTACCCGGTTTTGAAGCCCCAGTCTACATTGCATGGTCTCGCAGTAATCGCTCTGCACTGGTTAGAGTTCCCCAATATCAACCAGGCAGGGAAGAAGCTACCCGTATTGAAATTCGCTGCCCTGACCCTTCAGGGAATCCATACCTCCAGCTGGCAGTTACACTCATGGCAGGACTAAGTGGAATCGAAGAAAAATGCCATCTACCAGAACCAATGGAGTTGAATTTGTACGATTTAAATGAAGAACAGAGAGTTAAGAAAGGAATAAAAACTTTGCCTTCCAGCTTGCAAGAAGCAATAGGTTATACTGAAGAATCTGAGCTAATGAAGGAAACACTTGGCCCCCACTCATTTAAAAGGTTTATAGCCTTGAAAAAGATGGAATGTGATGAATTCAACCGCCAGGTAACGGATTATGAAATTAAAAAGTACTATCCTCTGCTTTAG
- a CDS encoding DUF2149 domain-containing protein: protein MLRRSKRRLLSAEEEIDPMAYAVNMVDCMLVLAVGFLIFTIMSLGMQSVVFSDQTPQQKQQTMEAIKQTVELQQGQELNDTPQTQSGSGQGYAKKGTVYQDPTTGKLIMVQG from the coding sequence ATGTTGAGAAGATCCAAGCGAAGGTTGCTATCTGCTGAAGAAGAAATAGACCCAATGGCTTATGCGGTGAACATGGTTGACTGCATGCTGGTTCTTGCAGTTGGCTTTTTAATATTCACCATAATGTCCTTGGGTATGCAGAGTGTTGTTTTCAGTGATCAAACTCCCCAGCAGAAACAGCAAACAATGGAGGCAATTAAACAAACAGTTGAACTCCAGCAGGGTCAGGAGCTCAATGATACACCCCAAACTCAATCTGGATCTGGACAGGGATATGCTAAGAAGGGAACGGTTTACCAGGATCCAACTACTGGAAAATTGATTATGGTGCAGGGTTGA
- a CDS encoding MotA/TolQ/ExbB proton channel family protein yields the protein MVAIPGSETLSSIFHVVAQSLLLPVIAVLLAFLIYSIVQAGGLLSEYTSRIRTDVNEIENIIDGISTSNSFEEIKEVVDKSNIPLSHKEVLIKIASQKNMGEKSREAFARKLIEAEEIRAAKSLEKTDIVAKIAPAIGLMGTLIPMGPGLAALGAGDINTLSQNLLIAFDSAILGMASAAIAFTISRIRRRWYEEQLSTLDSIAESLLEVMSNVEKIQAKVAIC from the coding sequence ATGGTGGCAATTCCTGGCAGTGAAACATTAAGCAGCATATTTCACGTTGTAGCGCAAAGTCTGCTTTTACCAGTTATAGCAGTTCTCCTGGCATTCCTGATTTATTCTATAGTTCAGGCAGGAGGATTATTATCAGAGTATACTAGTAGAATTAGAACCGATGTAAACGAAATTGAAAACATAATTGATGGAATTTCAACTTCTAACTCATTTGAGGAGATTAAGGAGGTTGTGGATAAAAGTAACATTCCCCTCAGTCATAAAGAAGTTTTGATAAAAATCGCTTCACAAAAGAATATGGGAGAAAAATCCAGAGAAGCCTTTGCTAGAAAATTGATTGAAGCTGAAGAAATTAGAGCGGCTAAAAGTCTTGAAAAAACAGATATCGTTGCCAAAATCGCTCCTGCAATTGGGCTCATGGGAACCCTGATACCAATGGGGCCAGGTCTAGCAGCACTGGGGGCGGGGGATATAAACACCCTATCACAAAATCTTTTAATTGCATTTGATTCTGCCATTCTGGGAATGGCTTCTGCAGCTATTGCATTTACCATATCCAGAATCAGAAGACGGTGGTATGAAGAACAGCTTTCAACCCTTGATTCTATAGCTGAATCTTTACTGGAGGTCATGTCTAATGTTGAGAAGATCCAAGCGAAGGTTGCTATCTGCTGA
- a CDS encoding DUF2162 domain-containing protein, producing the protein MMELAVVLGILSVVMVFGVKIGLAMGFAGLSKKVTAAIILGYGGGILLLTFIASGFMEQVQGFVTTYSSVLGIAMAAIILYAGFHTLKDWKIHNKDSIKATCMAMIVPCPCCFGAAVAAIIIAAPMIGATTFALGEYAAVFLMVVMTVCYLISGLIGRALNKPYPVLLGNFMLFAGFYFLISAIVIPNITSVLQKQMSPLQIPSVTAIVGAVIVMVLLMVVGFYFTRNRSLLLNN; encoded by the coding sequence ATGATGGAGTTAGCAGTTGTACTGGGAATACTCTCGGTGGTAATGGTTTTTGGTGTAAAAATTGGTCTGGCCATGGGATTTGCCGGCCTTTCAAAGAAAGTAACTGCAGCTATAATCCTTGGTTATGGCGGAGGTATTCTTTTACTCACTTTCATTGCCAGTGGATTCATGGAACAAGTTCAGGGCTTTGTTACTACATATAGTTCTGTTCTAGGGATTGCAATGGCTGCAATCATTCTGTATGCTGGATTTCACACACTTAAAGATTGGAAAATACACAATAAGGATAGTATCAAAGCAACCTGCATGGCAATGATTGTTCCCTGCCCTTGCTGTTTTGGCGCCGCTGTGGCAGCTATTATTATTGCTGCACCCATGATTGGTGCTACCACCTTTGCCCTGGGTGAGTATGCTGCGGTGTTTTTAATGGTGGTAATGACGGTATGTTACCTGATTTCTGGATTAATAGGACGTGCATTAAACAAGCCTTACCCTGTCCTACTGGGTAACTTCATGTTGTTTGCAGGATTCTACTTTTTAATTTCAGCCATAGTAATTCCTAACATTACTTCAGTTTTACAAAAACAGATGAGTCCTTTACAAATTCCTTCTGTAACTGCGATAGTTGGTGCAGTTATAGTCATGGTTTTATTGATGGTGGTAGGATTTTACTTTACACGCAACAGAAGTCTGTTGTTGAACAATTAG
- a CDS encoding cobaltochelatase subunit CobN produces the protein MTIVFALLLCGAVSAEDSQTGGGNNSTDLPKIAIVSSYPNNVVTINNVSTDTNISSKLNVTAYSGRTQDNLNSTSYNFSDCNVIVLENLIASVMDAVTPTVLEAKSRGAYVIAIGDSTIAYNLHNVNTQDAKYSDITKYFQYPSTANLQQMLLFLGVKFCNITATVKAPETGVLEGIYHPDAPVINNTIKIFNNLTDYLEWYSSSSTSHYVYNSSNPTVGIITSKYTDMARDCPLIDALVRSFEANHVNVIVGTYSSANRNSINYFIKDGVSFVDAMIVISMGANLNSQNKTLGIEDLKKLNVTVIDGVRLFNSNVSAWEESSIGVPSSELYQIAYAEEDGIIEPIVISAKERNPATGKEYNFPIDYQIAWLTQRTISWMDLRRKDNWQKKIVITYYSEGGGKANVGADIDYYLDTPASLAKLLVALKERGYNVGEGPLPTASELATLMTQIGSNVGTWAPGVLEQRVQNGSVILIPEAIYMQWFSELSSDKQAEMIEHWGLGPGKIMVYVNATGKYIVIPKLQYGNILLVPEPVWGWLQDNSTLYNTGTLPPTHDCLAFYFWMNKVYHADAIFSIFSIVELMPGKQVGLSAKDWGAILLQDMPIIHVLPMDAQGIFDRRRANMLIVDFMTPILIPSGLYGDLADLDQDINLYNSAVIDTLKNGYKGDIVNKTKSLGINQALNVNLDNLSNDPTLFDAFLGLLKTYLQDLKTTYMPYGSHILGETPNATDPLNGTAMVAMIEAMLGDEYKNSVSTVNPSAGVTKTLLSEVLINQLTPEAAENKVLGTVSNDVTKYLNLALNYASRIANCKYEIPRILDALEGKYILPGQNGDPIRNPDALPTGRNLYTFDSRIVPTNQSWIAGQNLAKELINQQLQKNGTYPEKVAFVLWSIETSRHQGIMESEIFYLLGVRPVPDSKGRVKDVELIDSAELGRPRIDVVITVSGMYRDDYSVLIKLLDKAVRLAAQANDTTNYPNYVKIHSEAIYQSLLAEGYSETEARSLSMSRVFSEPPGAYTPGIQEAIPASETWNSTNEVADFYLERMSYVYGVDGWGVKSTSLFKKVLMGVERVEFSRTSNLYGVMDHPMVAAYLGGLGMAIERVSGKYPDLYINNLRESGGYKIETISQFFNRDLLTRYFNPTWIRGMQGNGQDGTRYMDNFVETLWMWQVTTPGLVTEDIWNMVYETYFRDKNHLGLKEFFNANNPYARQSMLARMVETIRKGYWNPSAEVKTALINEFLQSVNTNGVTCCHHTCGNLVLNGVMITGSSLSLEQLQQYAAAFSSATGKSLNLGTPGSTSQSSSAQSTSGASSSVGASSSSEANTESGDQSSSASDSASAAGTDGSSKSYEVSEKNSSSSQSSMPIVAIVGVILLVGLIGVGYFRGSIFKK, from the coding sequence ATGACAATTGTTTTCGCACTGCTTCTGTGTGGAGCAGTATCAGCAGAAGATTCACAGACAGGGGGTGGTAATAACTCAACGGACTTACCCAAAATTGCCATTGTAAGCAGTTATCCCAATAATGTAGTTACCATAAACAATGTGTCCACTGATACAAATATTTCTAGCAAACTCAACGTAACAGCCTATTCTGGTCGAACCCAGGATAATTTAAATTCTACCAGTTACAATTTTAGTGATTGTAATGTAATTGTTTTAGAAAACCTTATAGCATCAGTTATGGATGCTGTAACACCCACAGTTCTGGAAGCCAAGAGCAGAGGAGCTTACGTCATTGCCATTGGGGACTCAACTATAGCCTATAACTTACACAATGTGAACACTCAAGATGCTAAGTATTCGGATATAACCAAATATTTCCAGTATCCATCAACAGCAAACTTACAACAGATGCTTCTGTTTTTAGGAGTTAAATTCTGTAACATCACAGCAACTGTGAAAGCTCCGGAAACTGGGGTATTAGAGGGAATATACCATCCAGATGCTCCGGTGATTAACAACACCATTAAGATTTTCAATAACTTAACAGATTATCTTGAATGGTACAGTTCAAGTTCAACAAGTCACTATGTTTATAATTCATCCAACCCAACTGTGGGAATTATAACATCAAAATATACTGACATGGCCAGGGATTGTCCACTGATTGACGCACTGGTTCGGTCATTCGAAGCAAACCATGTGAACGTTATTGTGGGAACTTACTCATCTGCCAATCGAAATTCCATCAACTACTTCATCAAAGACGGGGTTTCATTTGTGGATGCCATGATTGTGATATCCATGGGGGCTAACCTGAACTCTCAAAACAAGACCCTGGGCATAGAAGACCTGAAAAAACTGAATGTGACAGTTATAGATGGGGTAAGATTATTTAATTCCAATGTTTCCGCATGGGAAGAAAGTTCCATAGGGGTTCCCTCATCAGAACTTTACCAGATCGCCTATGCTGAAGAAGATGGAATAATTGAACCCATTGTTATCAGTGCCAAGGAAAGAAATCCTGCAACTGGGAAAGAGTACAACTTTCCAATAGATTACCAGATAGCATGGTTAACCCAAAGAACTATCTCATGGATGGATCTACGCCGGAAAGATAACTGGCAGAAGAAAATTGTTATCACCTATTACAGTGAAGGCGGAGGAAAGGCCAATGTTGGTGCAGATATAGATTACTATCTGGACACACCAGCCAGTCTGGCTAAACTTCTGGTAGCACTTAAAGAAAGGGGATACAATGTTGGTGAAGGACCATTACCAACCGCCAGCGAACTTGCCACTTTAATGACACAGATAGGCAGTAATGTTGGAACCTGGGCTCCGGGTGTACTGGAACAAAGAGTCCAAAACGGTAGTGTGATACTCATCCCAGAAGCCATTTACATGCAGTGGTTCAGTGAACTTTCTTCTGATAAACAGGCAGAAATGATTGAACACTGGGGATTAGGACCGGGTAAAATTATGGTTTATGTGAATGCCACCGGGAAATATATTGTAATTCCTAAACTCCAGTATGGGAATATTTTACTGGTACCAGAACCTGTATGGGGATGGTTACAGGATAACTCCACGTTATATAATACCGGAACGTTACCACCAACCCATGATTGTCTGGCATTCTACTTCTGGATGAACAAAGTCTACCATGCAGATGCCATATTTTCTATCTTCAGTATAGTAGAACTGATGCCTGGTAAACAGGTCGGATTATCTGCCAAAGATTGGGGTGCTATCCTCCTACAGGACATGCCCATAATCCACGTACTACCCATGGATGCACAGGGAATATTCGATAGACGAAGGGCCAATATGCTCATTGTTGACTTCATGACTCCCATACTTATACCATCAGGATTGTACGGAGATTTAGCAGATCTAGATCAGGATATAAACCTTTACAACTCAGCAGTAATTGACACTCTCAAAAATGGATATAAAGGGGATATTGTAAACAAAACAAAAAGTTTAGGCATTAATCAGGCTTTAAATGTAAACCTGGACAATTTGAGTAATGATCCCACCTTATTTGATGCATTTTTAGGGTTACTCAAAACTTATCTGCAAGATTTGAAAACAACCTACATGCCTTATGGTTCTCACATACTTGGTGAAACACCCAATGCCACTGATCCTTTAAATGGAACGGCTATGGTGGCTATGATTGAGGCTATGCTGGGAGATGAATATAAAAATTCGGTTTCAACTGTAAATCCATCGGCTGGAGTTACCAAAACACTGCTCAGTGAAGTCTTAATAAACCAACTGACTCCAGAAGCTGCCGAGAACAAAGTCCTAGGAACAGTATCCAATGATGTTACCAAGTACCTCAACCTGGCCTTGAATTATGCCAGTAGAATTGCCAATTGCAAGTATGAGATACCCCGAATACTGGATGCCCTGGAAGGTAAATACATTTTACCTGGCCAAAACGGTGACCCTATAAGAAACCCTGATGCTTTACCAACTGGAAGAAACCTATACACCTTTGATTCAAGGATTGTTCCAACTAATCAATCCTGGATTGCCGGTCAAAATCTAGCAAAAGAGCTAATCAATCAACAGCTTCAGAAGAATGGAACTTACCCTGAAAAGGTTGCATTTGTACTATGGTCCATTGAAACATCCCGCCATCAGGGAATAATGGAGTCTGAAATATTCTATCTTTTAGGAGTAAGACCAGTACCTGATTCAAAAGGTCGTGTGAAGGATGTTGAACTCATTGATTCAGCAGAACTAGGAAGACCAAGAATAGATGTGGTAATTACAGTGTCTGGAATGTATCGTGATGATTATTCAGTCCTCATAAAACTACTGGATAAAGCAGTAAGATTAGCTGCCCAGGCAAATGATACAACAAATTATCCAAACTATGTAAAAATACACTCAGAAGCAATCTACCAGTCACTTCTCGCAGAAGGTTACAGTGAAACTGAAGCCCGAAGCCTTTCCATGTCCAGAGTATTCTCAGAACCCCCAGGTGCTTACACCCCTGGAATTCAGGAAGCAATTCCTGCCAGTGAAACCTGGAACAGTACCAATGAAGTGGCAGATTTCTATCTGGAACGCATGAGTTATGTCTACGGAGTTGATGGTTGGGGTGTGAAATCAACCAGTTTATTTAAAAAGGTTCTTATGGGTGTGGAAAGAGTGGAATTCAGTAGAACATCCAATCTTTACGGCGTAATGGATCATCCTATGGTTGCAGCATACCTGGGAGGGCTGGGAATGGCTATAGAACGGGTTTCCGGAAAATATCCTGATTTGTATATCAACAACTTGAGGGAATCGGGAGGCTATAAGATCGAAACAATAAGCCAGTTCTTTAACCGTGATCTATTAACCCGATACTTTAATCCTACTTGGATCCGTGGTATGCAGGGAAATGGACAGGATGGAACCCGCTACATGGATAACTTTGTTGAGACTTTATGGATGTGGCAGGTAACAACACCCGGCCTGGTCACTGAAGATATATGGAACATGGTTTATGAGACCTATTTCCGGGATAAGAATCATCTTGGTTTGAAAGAGTTCTTTAATGCTAACAATCCCTATGCTCGACAGTCAATGCTGGCAAGGATGGTGGAAACCATAAGAAAAGGCTACTGGAATCCATCAGCAGAAGTCAAAACTGCTCTCATCAATGAATTCCTTCAGAGTGTGAATACAAATGGTGTAACCTGCTGTCACCACACCTGTGGAAATCTGGTATTAAATGGAGTGATGATCACTGGCTCATCATTGAGCCTGGAACAGCTTCAGCAGTATGCTGCAGCATTTAGCAGTGCCACGGGTAAAAGTTTAAATCTGGGAACACCGGGATCCACTTCACAATCCTCCAGTGCACAGTCAACCAGCGGAGCATCCTCTTCAGTGGGGGCTTCGTCTAGCAGTGAAGCTAATACTGAAAGTGGAGATCAAAGTTCATCTGCATCTGATTCCGCATCGGCTGCAGGTACTGATGGATCTTCCAAGTCTTATGAAGTATCAGAAAAGAATTCTTCCTCTTCCCAGTCCAGCATGCCCATAGTTGCTATTGTGGGTGTGATTTTACTGGTAGGTTTGATTGGTGTTGGTTATTTCAGAGGATCGATCTTCAAAAAATAA